In Rhineura floridana isolate rRhiFlo1 chromosome 1, rRhiFlo1.hap2, whole genome shotgun sequence, the following proteins share a genomic window:
- the TEX15 gene encoding testis-expressed protein 15 isoform X6: MFESAVGEMVAVAQHQVGVGRRQRFEPKELAGPAGAGTLRRRQEGCSKLKGCVEEEGRRNGRSEDEDALFDLEDDSSREWRVEDKIEKEPKMEVIRKNVASNTKGLFLSDQNPLKKFTIPKRAPDKGFLTECSTNQRDYSEIIQRLSQSCLDTECNLESLWQFDKIEMVHNKDLEEDFVAKRAKLREEGRQDKEVSGFLIVPKDEVSKICQSGLHIGHSTKNKLNIVKELGNPQLGVYLFRYVEVALNYASKHSIPVENIIIFRVLLGKVKKIQPPKGKKKVALDPTPNFDCHMSRIHPSVKDSLEDQAISSLVYFYEYNELSKPVEKPRQCLPYAVIKVKCVNQKMEAVSPVASSKCRPQKLPKHVGRGRSLPLENCTRVTRIGKSQLIYEHFRKPIESCAVNLQNNASAEVSPFSGSLQNWSGSIAETQCRKMKPKSSERWDSAQMETNETNLQYSPYVDVCRDVRSTHTENANKNPLKTHPGVSPACDSGSSTVLTSRLIKDPRLTKREQNLGKQNAEAIFDGFSQCENEMEYNLEMKISAAVGSPYTVSEDFFLLNSKYTFNQRQYMEKTSWEESTLKESVAASLLNRDRDYSVNSKQGLSNINKSILRSQNADTDHSLKTNLSHSSLKFKTSKAKNPNRILMEDVKAEKEIKHLKLSSLQQNPSKTLVNERKFQDKNPESVTSSKDKMDNTGKIGNQLQGGYASEMLYSADLDTKCAQKNCTSSEEEHNGNVESCNFQDNTLQSEFCQKLHVSENMRENRTEENYRCEWSSDDQMGAEMFEQNECHATIESENFNMAETPKEINKQIYATPGITNSSVREKEECTTKKMKDTSFKERIMHQSHNACRTDPVIRDCDEKSVCPPESESLEKNILGDSKQCCLSLGIFVDEQRHLETDDKVNANGFNQIHISDLEEASPWEEKGGIYTPEIQIPSTTENAAERTSGKEKENYVKTDMKKSISVIKHCTEVSENFGDLDSENSIDLTPHQKKNHTISMLSTSIHVPLGDREHTEIKKSQAKNTGTSNANFEVLKNNLSCTDSIPEIFEQDLGVKCEDNNIQDLEVFSEIENALEGSKKYLSISQNPCSHGNILGEKDEYHYLQERMDWENLFQKPSLSTKVSDNPSVKENENGVEETELINTYLCPDLQITITNIYKPKLNSFHSSYRTNTDTGKCAAKYLSHKKGIKGLQDKKNEKYIKGWKTSNFYHRGKEHNISDEQCICSSLSKGQVKTFVQSEKYIKNILNTLNTEALFCKNKHLSQKIDGAMFHLRKARWSVQKSLKILAKARRKRQSDSSKSCKVIHCGSQYLDYSVTSGCISDIPGSSDNVRNTKITELETVFEKSTSLDTMEFKNTKITTDKHIMSNEEKTYVNLTSENYIQENVATNIGWTKQDFSSEADRCKSKNSAKHVNSVIERKEWFVNQADKRKSEGTCESDINASTIKLATPVQTAVESSAKPDDISSSSPIFTVLENVFSNENEALEISPVQQKNMNMSAGISSNSYLLSPMPLVDNSLFLSSHNHELQDFEGEKTEEMGISKTKTDFSNIKFPVKPLVKIDLEQKDMTQASHFTPSKETACRFSSVSVNKVIQLHSNFQEVPEQNVEPITATTIFPPAHYYDSVPNKTNKKSTNSRTRLNEICCSAEHSNNCRDLSDDIKCPKVGIELKSLDFIIKISEILRKADETTSLNILHEHIMSCRNSLPFFLRAFEKKQECSFERVLVSREILRNAERKVQAVHKLKPCAIESLIELQIIMETIEFIENKKRLIEGEPTFRSLLWYDDSLFSELFGGQSGYQQQSNLYPAFQRRLKYSALNELQSYHKQLVEAFENTRWENNSYYSFLKLRREIEECEAAIKSNSNLSDFFLSVPYVCGANYGDTLEDLEHARKNTMDLINTYETLPEINGRAEKEDNIWVIMEIIATKVEFIKTCEDVNIKTSLYGLEHIFFDTAKSLAWKEREKFINRDLKDGKRQMLKLNEAALSKLYDTYQNMVEEFENGSCNSAIEEHILKESSGGSCNCEMADRQHKANYYITKSLIVRQDICCIGEILDEAQASNIERLQQLTCRCMEHMEMLKKYFQILQEEDVSVLITKENVLGFMKSGGISPVILKPEAVEVYTEMAMIYETVFFLKNSIARKKDKPRFRSLLWFDESLLPELFRCQEKMASLSYRKDNLLKMIESSICELQDELNVIYDYAENLNCSYALHLLTRELAEFSETRNLLQTSKSSISMCVDLVPYSICLNYGSTVSELECNYNQFSSLLEKLMLAEKKDLGKMAHIMKIMKTIEHMKFVCSEQGKSPLPLVIYQMLKNWRKTCQLKRQDTKMHVDIIEEHNIKDSMCSSGSRVCQASGSQSQHKRPANVSSEDNPGPYEEKSDPSHSKKKKKEWKI, translated from the exons GGCTAAGTTGCGTGAAGAAGGAAGGCAAGATAAAGAAGTCTCTGGCTTTCTAATTGTGCCTAAAGATGAAGTCTCAAAAATTTGTCAAAGTGGCTTGCACATTGGTCATTCCACCAAGAACAAACTAAATATTGTGAAGGAGCTGGGAAATCCTCAACTTGGAGTATATTTATTCAGATATGTTGAGGTTGCTTTGAATTATGCATCCAAACATTCAATCCCAGTAGAAAATATCATTATCTTTCGG GTTCTCTTAGGAAAAGTGAAAAAAATTCAGCCTCCCAAGGGCAAAAAGAAAGTTGCTTTGGATCCAACTCCAAACTTTGATTGCCATATGTCCAGAATCCATCCTTCAGTTAAGGATTCACTGGAGGATCAGGCCATTAGTTCTTTG gtatatttttatgaatataaTGAACTTTCAAAACCAGTGGAAAAGCCTAGGCAATGCCTTCCATATGCAGTCATAAAAGTAAAATGTGTTAATCAGAAGATGGAGGCAGTCTCCCCAGTGGCATCTTCAAAGTGCAGACCTCAAAAGTTGCCTAAGCACGTGG GAAGAGGAAGAAGTCTCCCACTGGAAAACTGTACACGAGTGACAAGGATAGGTAAAAGCCAGCTCATCTATGAACATTTCAGAAAGCCTATAGAAAGTTGTGCAGTAAACTTACAGAATAATGCATCTGCAGAAGTTTCTCCTTTTTCTGGAAGCTTACAGAACTGGAGTGGCTCTATAGCTGAAACCCAGTGCAGAAAAATGAAACCCAAATCAAGTGAAAGGTGGGATTCAGCACAGATGGAAACAAATGAAACAAATCTTCAGTATTCACCATATGTGGATGTCTGCAGAGATGTTAGAAGTACCCACACTGAAAACGCTAATAAAAATCCTTTGAAAACGCATCCTGGAGTTTCTCCTGCCTGTGATAGTGGTTCAAGTACTGTACTTACTTCAAGACTGATTAAGGATCCAAGGTTAACAAAAAGGGAACAAAACCTAGGGAAGCAAAATGCAGAGGCAATCTTTGATGGATTTTCACAGTGTGAGAATGAAATGGAATATAACTTGGAAATGAAAATATCAGCTGCTGTAGGCAGTCCATATACTGTATCTGAGGATTTTTTCCTCCTGAATTCTAAATATACCTTTAACCAGAGGCAATATATGGAGAAAACATCATGGGAAGAAAGTACTTTAAAAGAGAGTGTAGCAGCCTCTCTATTAAATAGGGATAGAGATTACTCAGTGAATAGCAAGCAGGGATTAAGTAATATAAACAAAAGCATTCTGCGTTCTCAGAATGCTGATACAGATCACTCTTTGAAAACCAATCTAAGTCATAGTTCTTTAAAATTCAAGACCTCCAAAGCCAAAAATCCAAACAGAATCCTTATGGAAGatgtcaaagcagaaaaagaaattaaacatttaaaattgtCTTCATTGCAACAGAATCCTTCTAAAACATTGGTTAATGAACGGAAATTTCAGGACAAAAATCCAGAGAGTGTAACATCTAGCAAAGATAAGATGGATAACACAGGAAAAATTGGTAACCAATTACAAGGTGGTTATGCTTCTGAAATGCTGTACTCAGCAGATCTTGATACAAAATGTGCTCAAAAAAATTGTACTTCATCAGAGGAAGAACATAATGGTAATGTTGAAAGTTGCAACTTTCAGGATAATACATTACAGTCTGAATTTTGTCAAAAACTACATGTTTCTGAAAACATGAGAGAAAACCGGACTGAAGAGAACTATCGCTGTGAATGGTCTTCAGATGATCAAATGGGTGCAGAGATGTTTGAACAAAATGAATGCCATGCAACGATAGAATCTGAAAACTTCAATATGGCTGAAACTCCTAAAGAgattaataaacaaatatatgCAACACCTGGAATAACAAACAGCTCTGTAAGAGAAAAGGAAGAATGTACTACAAAGAAAATGAAAGATACTTCTTTCAAAGAGAGAATCATGCATCAATCACACAATGCCTGTAGAACTGACCCAGTAATAAGAGATTGTGATGAAAAAAGTGTATGCCCTCCTGAGTCAGAATCATTAGAGAAAAATATTCTTGGAGATAGCAAACAATGTTGTCTTTCCTTGGGAATATTTGTTGATGAGCAAAGACATTTGGAAACGGACGACAAAGTAAATGCTAATGGTTTTAATCAAATACACATAAGCGATTTGGAAGAGGCGTCTCCCTGGGAAGAAAAAGGTGGAATATACACCCCTGAAATACAGATACCTTCCACTACAGAAAATGCAGCAgaaagaacatcaggaaaagaaaaagaaaattatgtCAAGACAGACATGAAGAAAAGTATAAGTGTTATAAAACACTGCACGGAAGTTTCAGAGAATTTTGGTGATTTGGATTCAGAAAATAGTATAGATCTGACACCTcatcagaaaaaaaatcacactatcTCTATGTTAAGCACCTCTATTCATGTACCTTTGGGGGACAGAGAGCATACTGAAATTAAAAAATCTCAGGCTAAGAATACGGGTACttcaaatgcaaattttgaagtgtTGAAGAATAATTTATCGTGTACAGATAGTATTCCAGAAATATTTGAGCAGGATTTAGGGGTAAAATGTGAGGACAATAATATTCAGGACTTGGAGGTTTTTAGTGAGATTGAAAATGCATTGGAAGGGAGTAAAAAATATCTCTCCATATCACAGAACCCATGTAGTCATGGAAATATATTGGGTGAAAAGGATGAGTATCATTATTTACAAGAGCGTATGGATTGGGAGAATCTGTTTCAAAAACCTAGTCTGAGCACAAAGGTTTCAGACAATCCCTCTGTGAAGGAGAATGAAAATGGTGTGGAAGAAACTGAACTGATTAATACATATTTATGTCCTGACTTACAAATTACAATAACCAATATATATAAGCCAAAATTGAATTCCTTTCATAGTTCTTACAGAACAAATACAGATACAGGAAAATGTGCAGCTAAATATTTGAGTCATAAAAAGGGTATTAAAGGattacaagataaaaaaaatgaaaaatacataAAGGGTTGGAAAACTTCCAACTTTTATCACAGAGGGAAAGAACATAACATTTCAGATGAACAGTGTATATGTTCTTCGTTGTCCAAGGGACAAGTTAAAACATTTGTGCAGTCTGAAAAGTATATTAAGAATATTTTGAATACTCTTAACACTGAAGCATTGTTTtgtaaaaacaaacatctttctCAGAAAATAGATGGAGCAATGTTTCACTTAAGAAAAGCACGGTGGAGTgttcaaaaatctttaaaaatattagcAAAAGCTAGAAGGAAAAGACAAAGTGACTCATCAAAATCATGCAAAGTCATACACTGCGGTTCCCAATATTTGGATTATTCTGTAACATCTGGTTGCATTTCAGATATACCTGGTAGCAGTGATAATGTAAGGAATACAAAAATAACAGAACTTGAAACAGTCTTTGAGAAATCTACCAGTTTAGATACCATGGAATTCAAAAACACGAAAATAACCACTGACAAACATATTATGAGTAATGAGGAGAAGACTTACGTAAATTTGACCTCTGAAAATTATATCCAAGAAAATGTAGCTACCAACATTGGATGGACAAAGCAAGACTTCAGCTCTGAAGCTGATAGATGTAAAAGCAAAAATAGTGCAAAACATGTGAATTCAGTGATTGAGAGAAAAGAGTGGTTTGTCAATCaagcagacaaaagaaaaagtGAAGGGACTTGTGAGTCTGATATAAATGCGAGTACAATTAAACTTGCCACACCAGTTCAAACAGCTGTAGAATCTTCTGCAAAACCAGATGATATTTCCAGTTCCTCACCTATTTTTACAGTGCTGGAAAATGTTTTTTCTAATGAAAATGAAGCTCTGGAAATATCCCCAGTGCAGCAAAAAAACATGAACATGAGTGCTGGGATTTCATCCAATAGTTATCTACTATCTCCAATGCCCTTGGTAGATAATAGCTTGTTCCTGTCATCTCATAATCATGAATTACAGGATTTTGAAGGAGAAAAAACAGAGGAAATGGGGATATCGAAGACCAAAACAGATTTTTCAAATATAAAATTTCCTGTGAAGCCATTAGTAAAAATAGATTTAGAACAGAAAGACATGACACAAGCAAGTCATTTCACACCCAGTAAGGAAACAGCCTGCAGATTTTCTTCAGTTAGTGTTAATAAAGTTATTCAGCTTCATTCCAACTTCCAAGAAGTTCCGGAACAAAATGTTGAACCTATTACTGCAACTACTATTTTTCCTCCTGCCCATTACTATGATTCTGtgccaaataaaacaaataaaaaatctaCAAACTCTAGGACAAGATTAAATGAAATCTGTTGTTCAGCTGAACATTCAAACAACTGCAGAGACCTCAGTGATGACATCAAGTGTCCAAAAGTAGGAATTGAACTAAAATCTCTTGATTTCATCATTAAAATATCAGAGATCTTGAGAAAAGCAGATGAAACCACATCTTTGAATATATTACACGAACACATTATGTCTTGCAGAAAcagccttcctttctttcttagagcttttgagaaaaagcaggaaTGCTCTTTTGAACGTGTCTTAGTTTCGAGGGAGATACTCAGGAATGCTGAAAGAAAGGTGCAGGCTGTTCATAAATTAAAACCTTGTGCTATAGAATCACTGATTGAACTACAAATTATCATGGAAACCATTGAGTTCATTGAAAATAAGAAGAGGCTTATAGAAGGTGAACCAACTTTCCGAAGCTTGCTTTGGTATGATGATTCACTGTTTAGTGAGTTGTTTGGTGGGCAGTCAGGTTATCAGCAACAATCAAATCTCTATCCTGCTTTTCAGAGGAGACTAAAATACAGTGCTCTTAATGAGTTACAAAGCTACCACAAACAATTAGTAGAGGCTTTTGAGAACACAAGGTGGGAAAATAATTCATACTATTCCTTCTTGAAATTAAGGCGAGAAATAGAGGAATGTGAAGCAGCAATTAAAAGTAATTCCAATTTATCTGATTTTTTCCTTTCTGTTCCATATGTTTGTGGTGCTAACTATGGAGATACTCTTGAAGATTTGGAACATGCCAGAAAAAATACAATGGATTTAATAAACACATATGAAACCCTTCCTGAAATTAATGGGAGGGCAGAAAAAGAAGACAATATTTGGGTTATAATGGAGATTATTGCTACAAAGGTAGAATTCATAAAGACCTGTGAAgatgtgaacataaaaacatcatTGTATGGTCTTGAGCACATATTTTTTGATACTGCTAAGAGTCTTGCttggaaagaaagagagaagtttaTAAATAGAGATTTAAAAGATGGGAAGAGGCAAATGCTCAAATTAAATGAAGCTGCTCTATCTAAGCTCTATGACACTTACCAGAATATGGTAGAAGAATTTGAAAATGGAAGCTGCAACAGCGCCATTGAAGAACACATATTAAAGGAATCTTCAGGAGGCTCTTGTAACTGTGAAATGGCAGACAGGCAACATAAGGCAAATTATTATATTACAAAGTCCCTTATTGTACGTCAGGATATTTGTTGTATTGGTGAAATATTAGATGAAGCACAGGCTTCAAATATTGAGAGGTTACAACAGCTCACATGCAGATGTATGGAACAtatggaaatgctgaaaaagtatTTTCAGATTTTACAGGAAGAGGATGTCAGTGTTTTGATCACAAAAGAAAATGTACTGGGATTCATGAAAAGTGGGGGCATAAGTCCTGTTATTTTGAAACCAGAAGCTGTTGAGGTATATACTGAAATGGCAATGATATATGAAAcagtttttttccttaaaaattcAATAGCAAGAAAAAAAGATAAACCAAGATTTCGAAGTTTATTATGGTTTGATGAATCACTTCTACCTGAACTTTTTCGGTGTCAAGAAAAAATGGCTTCCTTGTCTTACCGGAAAgacaaccttttaaaaatgatagAGTCTTCCATCTGTGAACTTCAAGATGAGTTGAATGTTATTTATGACTATGCAGAAAACTTAAATTGCTCATATGCACTTCATCTTCTCACAAGAGAGCTTGCAGAATTTTCAGAAACAAGAAACCTCCTGCAAACATCTAAATCCTCCATCTCTATGTGTGTTGACTTGGTGCCATATTCTATATGTTTAAATTATGGGAGTACTGTGTCTGAACTGGAATGCAATTACAATCAATTTTCTTCTCTCCTTGAAAAATTGATGCTGGCTGAAAAGAAAGATTTAGGAAAAATGGCTCACATTATGAAAATAATGAAGACTATTGAGCACATGAAGTTTGTCTGTTCTGAACAGGGGAAATCGCCTCTTCCTCTGGTTATATATCAGATGCTTAAAAACTGGAGAAAAACTTGCCAGTTGAAAAGgcaagatacaaaaatgcatgtggatATCATTGAAGAGCATAACATCAAAGACAGTATGTGTAGCAGTGGCTCTCGAGTTTGTCAGGCCTCAGGTTCTCAGTCTCAACACAAAAGGCCTGCTAATGTATCTTCAGAAGACAACCCTGGACCTTATGAAGAGAAGAGTGATCCTTCACacagtaaaaagaaaaag AAAGAGTGGAAAATATAA